GAGTGAAACCACAGCGACACTTTACGAACAACTGGGCGGCGAAGCGGCCGTTAACGCGGCGGTCGATATTTTTTACCGCAAAGTGCTGAGCGATCACCGCATCAGCCGCTTTTTCGATAACACCGATATGGACAAGCAGGCAGCCAAACAAAAATCCTTTTTAACCATGGCTTTCGGCGGTCCGAATAACTACTCCGGCGCCGATATGCGCCAAGCCCATGCGCATCTGGTTAAAAAACTGGGGCTGGACGATTCGCACTTTGATGCGGTGGTCGAAAATCTTGCTGCTACCTTACAAGAACTGAACGTGCCGCAAGAGTTGATCAATCAAGTCGCGGCGATTGCCGAAAGCACCCGTAACGACGTGTTGGACCGCTAGGCGCCGGAGTAGGGGATGAGCTTGCATAAACTCAGCGTGAACGACCGCGAAATTGTTTGCGAGTCTGGCGAAACCGTGCTGGAAGCGTGTCTGCGCGAAAACATCGACATCTCCTACGGTTGTCGGCAGGGCGCTTGTCAAAGCTGTATGGT
The window above is part of the Methylomonas sp. ZR1 genome. Proteins encoded here:
- a CDS encoding group 1 truncated hemoglobin, which encodes MSETTATLYEQLGGEAAVNAAVDIFYRKVLSDHRISRFFDNTDMDKQAAKQKSFLTMAFGGPNNYSGADMRQAHAHLVKKLGLDDSHFDAVVENLAATLQELNVPQELINQVAAIAESTRNDVLDR